TCTCTTGAGGAGCTCTCCACACGAGCACTACTCACACTCAGTAGCAGTTACGGTATGCCGTCGTGTAGTCGGCTAAGCCCATTGGTCGCTCGTAGATTCATGAGGGCACTAAAGGACAAGAAGAGGCTTAACGTCAAAACACTAGCAGCTTTCCACGGATGGTAaatattgtgtgtgcgtgtgggtgtgggcgtgtgtgtgtgttgtatataGTTCTAACTCTGTAATTATTTGATGATTGTTCATTTCCCACAGTCCTGTTCAAGTGATAGAGTTGGACAACTATATCTACACTACCAATGAACTACTACAAGCTCTGTGGTCAGTATTACATTATTACAGTTACAGCTTCACCTTATACAAAGCTATTCTCACTGTATGTGCTCTTGTGAATGTTATAACCCTCCCTCTGCACACACTctacactccccacacacacacacacacacgcccacacagctACTTCCCCAGTATCACGTCACTCAGTTTGGGCTCTTGTTCCATTATCACAGACAGAGCCATCACATCACTGCTTCCATGTGAGCATTTCTCTGCTTAGAACTTGCTATAATGTACAGTgaacctgtctattgtggtgtccctataagcagaccaccctagctagctatactggTTAGTCTGCCCAAGGGTCACCAATATATAGACAGTATTACCGTTATTTTTTTCAGTTTGCTTTTACAAGTCTTCTAACCTCAGCCCTTCATGcactgacccccccccccacacacacacacatacacacacacacacacacccagacCTTCATGCACTGACCTCACTCAATCTCAACGGCTGTAGACAACTGGACGAGGTCATCTGTCGAGGAATCAGAAGTGAGAATGCTTACGTACTATCATTATTACCGTATGTCATTAGTAATATTGCCGTTGCCCTTATGgcattttttattttattcatTCCCTTTTCAGGTTGTACTTTGCTGGAGGTACTAAAGTTATCGGAGGTGAAGGTGACTGACAGGGGGTTTTCCCTACTCCTGGCCACGCCCCTCACACACCTACAAGTGTTGGACCTTTCCAAGACTCAGATCACAACTAAATCACTCCGACTATTACCAGCAGGTACTGTATTACAGCAGCCCTGTGCAATACTTTAGATTAGGCTGAAAAGTTGCATTCAGTAGCTCTCTGATAGTGCTGCGTGTGCAATTTATTATGGCCATAGTGTCCGAAAAAAGTGTGGAGGTTCAAagctttcagctgccataacttgaatttccgttgatccaatttaaacgattttatgattttctgaaagcttagaaagagacctttaaaATGACgtcatcaaagttgatatttgaGAGAGAAAAGTATttaccaatttggcgataccatggattatagcccatggtcaaaggccgaaaaatgataaattatggccccaacaaaaatttggattgaaacacatcatttgaaaggtctctttctaaactttcagaaaatcacaaaatttttgacattggatcaatggtactaaagttatatctgttgaaagatattcaACTACAACAACAGAGAGACAAAAGAAATTCATTCTGTGGCTATTAAAAACCTTATGGCATGCTTAAAGCAAAGTTCTGTGGCGAATACCAGTGGAGACTGTACTAAAGTAAAGCAACCATgcaatatcaaaactaagagatgcacTTACTGAACTAGGTTTTATTAGTCATCAatccataaaattaataatatcATTCCCTGTAGGATCACCAAATCTTGAATCACTCAACATTGAAGGAACAACCGTAAGTGTTAATTTGAATACACGTTCACTTTTATAGCATCTCTCTCTACTTATTTTTTTGTTATTTTTTACGGAACCGTTTTTTTTTTCGTCCTTCAGATTGATAACTTCTctttgctgagtcagcttcCTCGACTGCACACACTCAACATTGCCAACACTCCCGCACACAGTGACGTGGGTACGCTCATTGGTTGCCGTGGGTTACACAGTCTGAGTCTGGTTGGACTGTGTGTGGAGACAACAGCACTGGAACAACTGATGTCAGGTACAGTACGtatgataatattatattaCCAGTGATGTGTGCCCAGGATTTTTGAggtggtggctattttcaattAATTCAACACACAAATTATTGATGTGGTAAGCTATATAgtcctaagaggtggttagtaccgaccaccaccaccgaccagtgtgggcgtggttagtaccgaccagtgtgggcgtggttagtaccgaccgccaccaccgaccagtgtgggcgtggttagtaccgaccaccaccaccgaccagtgtgggcgtggttagtaccgaccaccatcaccgaccagtgtgggcgtggttagtaccgaccaccatcaccgaccagtgtgggcgtggttagtaccaaccgccaccaccgaccagtgtgggcgtggttagtaccgaccaccaccaccgaccagtgtgggcgtggttagtaccgaccaccaccaccgaccagtgtggacACATCACTGCATTACTAGATGAAGGAGTTACTattatattgtataattattgtatatacagtggagcCATTGAATAATGGAtactggggggagggggtagcTTTGccccgttataattatagagagacTGCTCGTTAGTGGAAGCTATGATTATAATGTAGAAAGTTACGTTTCATGTGTTGTAACTTGTTATTCCCCAGCTCTACAGTTAGAGTCTCTGGTACTACCTGATCGGAACTACTTCTCTGATGATGGGCTCAAAGTTGTGTCAGGTTTGTGGGTCATGTAATTTTTCTTTTGCACAGCAAATTAGAATGTTATTTTCTCGCCTTACTCAATGTATAGAAGAATCTTTGTCTGAGGAGGAGACTAGTTAGTTAACCAGCACATCAATAGAGTACTACTAGTACCGTATTGCtggaatgttttgcgagcatacCAGACCAGACATAAGCGAATTTTACGAGTGCTGATCACTTTCATTGCAGAAATAAAATCTTcgttgccagaacgcaatagttgaTCACAACTGCTGATTTCACTCGAATAGCACATTATTGTATTTCTTCCTTATTGTATTCATGCTGGAGCATGTTTGACTGTGTGTCTCCATTGCAGGGTTTCCGCTGGCCCACCTCAATCTGATGGATTACTGTCATGTTACGGACCTGGGGATATCACATGTTAGTCACATGACCTCGCTGCAAGTACTGACTCTGAGTAGAACTAAACTGACAGATGAAGGAATGCCGTGTCTAATGGGTACGTTAGTGGCTGAACACTTAATCCCTTATaccattatacatgtagcgtgACATTTTCGAGGTGCCTAATTCGCTGTTTTTGAGGGTTAGCAACTCTCTAACAAAAATTGTTCCAAGAACATAACGTCCGATTTCAAAGCTAAAAAATGCATTTGATAGATAATGCTGTATAGTTATGGTGTACTTAGATCAGCAATTTTTAGAGGCCCAAATCCTCCATTTCTGGAGGAAAAGCGTTGGTGCTTTTAAATTATCATATACACTGTACGTTTCTCTCTCTGTAGCATTGACTGGTCTACATGAGCTGAGTCTGGACAACACGCTGGTGACTGATGCTGGAGTCATGTGCCTCTCGTCTCTCACTCGATTGGACGTACTCAGCCTCTCAGACACTAAGTAAGTGGGTGTGAATGTGTGAGGGATGGGGTGGgcgttagtgtgtgtatgtgtgtgtgtgtagaacCGAAGGTACATTGTCGTTTCTCTTCAGTATAAAATTTGTTACTATTTATGCCATTGCATGTGCAGCCCTATTATATAGATTCTTTGTGATCTATTTCTGTTTCCAGGGTGACCAGTCAGTTTATCCTGGACGGGTGCCTGGACGcactgggcatgctcagtaAGCTCAACCTAAGTCGTACAACGGTGTGTGATAGTGGGATGACCAGACTACAGCTGCCCTCTCTCACCATGCTCAATGTCAACTGGACCTGTGTGACCGAGAAGACATCGTTGGATACACTGCgaagaggtgagtgtgtgtggtgtgtggagtgggtgggggtgtgtggggaggggtatAATGTTTACAGTGGATtccctcttagcagccaaacATTTATAAAGAAAGGCCAAGCAATACAAAGGCCAGCTCTCAAGTAAACTGTTTGTGCCTTATGTCCATCCATAAGGTTTGTTCACTGTTATAAAAGGggttccatgcactgtacatgtatgtcgaAACAGTTTGGGTGTAATGTTAATGCTTGCAGGTTGTGTGAGCCTAATATTGTCATTTGTTTGCCAactatgtgtataataataatagctaatTCTCCGCCCACACTATCTTCCCTGCACAGGTTGCCCACTATTGGAGGTACTGGGGAACAGTAATATTGGACAGCCGTTACCAGGGCAACTACCAATAGATGGAGAGGACAATCAGTAAATGCTATTTAGCAACATCTACCATACAAAATATTTTATCCTGTTGTGTTTCAATCATGATTATTTGACTGCCAATGAAAAATTGATTTTGAGAATTTTTTGTGTAGTTTtacacgcatgcgcagtaattattattaatccggccgagttgtctctaaaataaaaTAACACTGACCTGACTGCCTATATTTTTCAATTTTGTTCGAaaaattgcctgagctgcatCGCGCCTGTCCTCTGAAATTTatatcggcctggattcgaggctaacctGTGTGGTGCTGAAAGATTGTCTCTTCTAACGTTCTGTAGTGTCCTTgatagagtagtaacactccatggacaactTTTGCTAACAACacaaacaatacatgtacatgtccttAATCCCTACAAGCTTCCTACATTTAATACAAGCTTACTACAAGGTTCCTACAATCAATACAAGGTTCCTACGTTACGTATATACCACAAGGTTCCTGATAATTAACCTCTAGTTCACCCTTGGGTAAAATAATATCTGCGTTTGGAATTCATGATCCTTTACCAACTTATTCGTGAATAATCGCGCATGCGTAGTTCAGAAGGCTCTTGATGACACAGAGGCAAGGCCTGCAGATGGTACCACAGGAACACCTGCAACAGCTCACTTGTTAAAAGGTTGTTTTTCATCaacatttatttttattgGCTTGTACTGGGTCCAGCAGGAGCCATATTGTCTTGCTTGTGATAACCTTGCTCCTCCTGTTGGCTGAGCACCAGCTCTTTTGACCCACCTTTCTAATGCCACATTATTTCATGCTGTACGATTCGCTCACGTCGCCCCAAACATGAGTTAGTTACTAGTATCGCAAGCCAGACATTTCTCCACGAGACTAGCCTCTTCTAGCCAcgctattaattattattgcagccCCCACCATTTTGGCTATTACGTAACATATAGATTGGGCCAAACGCATGCGTAATGAGATCTAAAACACTATAAAAAAGCAAAGCTCTCAGCATCTTTCAACTGCAACTCAACCAACACTGAAGCAGAACTTCTTAATCATCACATCATCATCTGATTCAAGAAGAGTATCCTGATGAAGTCTTCTATCATTTTAAGCATCCTTCTGCCCCTTGCTCTAGTAGTGATGGCTGCAGCCAACCCTGACAACCCAGGTATATAAAATGCCACGTTGATCGATACTCATTAAAAGGAGGCAAGATGTACCTAAGATCATTGCTAAGATgtctataaataattatatctgcaaGTGCTGTACTCATTGATTTTTGCATGTTTCATGATTTTCAATGGAATCGCATGATAATTAGTATTTGTCATagtgatgcatgcatgccatctAGAGATTAATATTCCATCATTTTACAGATCCTGCCATTATTAGTGTTGCGACACAATGGCCGTATGGAAAATACTCAATGCTTAAAACCACATCCGGATGCCCCTCAGGATGGTTTAGTGGGTGGAGATATCAGGATAACGAAGACAACGGCAATGGAAACAGTTTTAGGCCGTATGACATCACCTCTTACCTTCGTTTTGACACTGGATCCAATTTTAAAACGTATTACTGCACAAAGAAAAATATTAATGGAGTAGGTAGTTGGCCAAATGGAAGGTACTGCATTGCTCGATTCGGTGGCAGCTGCCCCAGTGGTTTCCAACAAGGCTTTCGATACTGGGATGATGAAGATAATAATAATGGAAATTCCGCACAAAGTGTACTCCCCGCTGGCTCTTATGGAACAAACACGAGGATCGAGTACTGCTGTAGGAACAACGGTAGCCCCCACAGTGAAATTGCTCTTCCTCCTACAATGCCTTTTGTTCTTTATCGCTATCTGGGCGTTTGCCAGAGTGTCAAAGGAATGTACAGCACAGATCTCTTCATACACTTTGACGATGAAGACAGTGGCAATGCTAATAGCTGCGGAGGGCTATATCCCGAGGGTTCTTGTGGTAGAAACCACGAGCTTAATCTCTGCTACTACAGAGCACGCCgctagtgtacatgcatgcatgattgtatagCTATAACTTGTGTAGTATATAATGCTGATTAGCAGCTATTGAAACTGAAATGGGAACCTTTCTTAGTATAAAATATAGATGCATGCCAGAAAACTGCTTTGTAGCATCAGTTTGTACTTTAGAGACAGTTTATAGAAActtgttgatataattataacgttgAATATTTATCATCATTGcaatatgcaataattatcatatacatgtgcatgagaATTCTGGGGAATAAATGAGTAAAATAAGCGAAATGTCCAGTGCAGAAagttaattatacagtatgcatgcatggtggtgtgtgtgtgtgtgcgtgcgtgtgtgtttattGGACACCTATATATAGAGAAGGATCCCAAAGGGAGTGCACAGaccatgcagtataataataatagtatagaAGCGATAAGGAGGCCCCCACGGCCCTATTTCACTACATAAATTCAGTAGATGAATTTTGCCACCCAGAATGCTTCATGTAGAAAAACTCGACTCATTCACAGTAACTTCCAACAAGCTTGTACACTCACTATACGTTCGCGACACTTCTGTTACAAGGGCACATAGGTAGTGAACAAGTACAGGGAATTTAAGGATCGAAGTTACTTGCTGTGAAGTAACGAGTTAAATATTTGAAGTAGATGTAGATGTAGATTAATAGTGTATGGGCAGCGTGTTCCAAAACCTTACTACACGGTTGAAATAGAAATGACGGGTGGTATTGTAGTGAGATACATTGTGTACAAGCTTGTTGGAAATTACTGGATCAGTTTTTATACTCAGTAAAGCATTTGGGTGGCAAACTTGATGTACTGGGTTTTATGTCGAAGTTGTCAGCTGGTAGACTCGCTGGCCACTCCCATCATCACTATCTTGAGGattgggactggtcaactgccaATCTGCGAGTTGTTCTCATTACCGAAATCGGTAATGACCAATCACAGTGCAGAAGCACTGTCATCTGACATATTTCACCCACGTAATTCGTTGTAGTTGGGCTGGGTCTTATGTTGTATTAGATAAACCACGGGACATAACCCACATTCACCTGATAGTTACGCAACTTTAGTCAACCGCACAAACCACaaaatgatgtcatacaactAATTAAAATTCCACAAGAACAACTCGCAGATtggcagttgaccagtcccaatCCTCAAGATAGTGATGATGGGAGTGGCCAGCGAGTCTAGTCAGCTGGCTGCTTCGTGCATTTCAAGCCAGTACATTGTACTTAGCCTAGcctagcctagcctcgatcccaggccgagttttcgcttttataacggttaggcgaacaactgggcctgggatcgaggctaagcctgctatcaagtcttgttcatgtttggcaagaatgtaggtagactatagtttcatcattaatatggtggatcaagtgaagagtgtgaggtagagaacttggtgctgccatcatcagctcgtcgacaatgacactataaccgagaaatttaatatgtttAGAAGTGGCCAAAATTATTCAACTTGGTCCTAATAAGTACGATCAGTATAAGTGCATGTGATGCTATAATAACATTTCTTTACACATTATTGTAGGATCTGATGAATATCGCTCGAACTACGCTGAGCTCTAaactgctgactcagcacaaGAACCATTTTGCCAAACTCGCTGTACAGGCCGTGTTACGCTTGAAAGGTTCCGGCAATTTAGAGGCCATTCAGATAATCAAGAAACTAGGTGGAGAAATGAGCGACTCATACCTAGAggaaggtgggtgtggctatcTAATTAAAAGAATCTTGTAGTTGTATTGTGATCGATACAGCACGCTGCATTTAAATTTCATGGTACCTCTGTAAATCACTTCATTAGATTATATATCTGAATAAAGGCTGCTTTAGACATTATATTTTGGTTACACAATAtcgtatttgtgtgtgtgtgtacatgtagtattacacctccccacaccacactcacacacacacacacacacacacacacacacacacacacacacaggatttCTACTAGAGAAGAAGATTGGTGTGAACCAGCCTAAGAGACTGGAGAAAGCTCGCATCCTCATCGCCAACACTGCCATGGATACTGACAAGATCAAGGTGTTTGGGTCCAAAGTACGTGTGGACTCCACTGCCAAAGTAGCTGAGCTGGAAATGGCCGAAAAAGTGAGAAAAAAATTGGTAGTTTTAATTTCTTTCACTTTTACTCGTGTGTGTACGCGTTGTAGTTTTGTTGGCTCATTCTGTTGTTGTTTATTGCCTCCCCAGGAGAAAATGAAGGATAAGGTTGATCTCATTCTCAAGCACAACATCAACTGCTTCATTAACAGGCAAGGAAAATGCTCGTTATAAAAAAAAGACGGAATTTCTTAGCTCTATATTTATGTATAccttcccacacacacacacacaacacacacacaggcagctCATCTACAACTATCCCGAGCAGCTGTTTTCCGATGTGGGAGTCATGGCAATAGAGCACGCTGACTTTGAGGGCATAGAGCGATTGGCGCTGGTATTGGGCGGAGAGATTGTATCGACCTTTGGTGACCCCGAGAAGGTCAAGATCGGAACATGCGACGTTATTGAAGAGATTATGATCGGAGAGGACATGGTGAgatatgtcatgtgataccatatagcgggtaatttttgtggggtaaagaATTTGTTTATCtggaaaacggtggtttttgcacaaattaataatattTGCCTCTTTTAAGTAGTGAACAAGGCCTAGGAGGTGGTGTCTAGatccaaccaccaccaccgaccagtgtagGGACACTATGCTGCACTGTACTATGTTTAATAGTTATTTTGTAGCCACTGTGTAGAGCTACCTAGAAACTGTCGAAGTCTACGCACACCCTCACGTGCACTTATTAAGATTGTGTGTTTTGGCATGTGATGAATTTCTTTA
The Halichondria panicea chromosome 14, odHalPani1.1, whole genome shotgun sequence DNA segment above includes these coding regions:
- the LOC135347837 gene encoding uncharacterized protein LOC135347837 isoform X2; protein product: METKPMSSSSDLSSQSHDKPLKTRYIVNEDHSRDKDRFAAKEREEAIKRAKVMRLADIKARQQVMQHIEEDRKAKEAKLKSPTQPSSVARTLQDASSQSADSHMTRSHDTCRLQIRLPDGRVLRQSFPTSASLSQIVELVMESCSDCGSVQLIQPYPHREFTLSEYQCSLQSLNLCPSASLVVAKQPASLKVDSEQSATDSNELIDQSDDSSSAQAVANPPKQRRVMFNTTQSSKGKGHRLGDGSANTNEPMDMDVGGDKDEDDEEDMDQDDDDDDDAKDNNMNVNMFPLRGFGQPRPGKPHPLARGANRVVPGRFMPAGMGFGGMGFGGMGGGGEGGNRLGGKEAVVDSGVQQQAIRMREAARSAAIRRSEAPAPHTWHTPHTLTHHGPPSLEELSTRALLTLSSSYGMPSCSRLSPLVARRFMRALKDKKRLNVKTLAAFHGCPVQVIELDNYIYTTNELLQALCYFPSITSLSLGSCSIITDRAITSLLPYLHALTSLNLNGCRQLDEVICRGIRSCTLLEVLKLSEVKVTDRGFSLLLATPLTHLQVLDLSKTQITTKSLRLLPAGSPNLESLNIEGTTIDNFSLLSQLPRLHTLNIANTPAHSDVGTLIGCRGLHSLSLVGLCVETTALEQLMSALQLESLVLPDRNYFSDDGLKVVSGFPLAHLNLMDYCHVTDLGISHVSHMTSLQVLTLSRTKLTDEGMPCLMALTGLHELSLDNTLVTDAGVMCLSSLTRLDVLSLSDTKVTSQFILDGCLDALGMLSKLNLSRTTVCDSGMTRLQLPSLTMLNVNWTCVTEKTSLDTLRRGCPLLEVLGNSNIGQPLPGQLPIDGEDNQ
- the LOC135347963 gene encoding T-complex protein 1 subunit beta-like; amino-acid sequence: MNIARTTLSSKLLTQHKNHFAKLAVQAVLRLKGSGNLEAIQIIKKLGGEMSDSYLEEGFLLEKKIGVNQPKRLEKARILIANTAMDTDKIKVFGSKVRVDSTAKVAELEMAEKEKMKDKVDLILKHNINCFINRQLIYNYPEQLFSDVGVMAIEHADFEGIERLALVLGGEIVSTFGDPEKVKIGTCDVIEEIMIGEDMLIRFSGVALGEACSIVIRGATQQILDESERSLHDALCVLQGTAPE